From the genome of Phycodurus eques isolate BA_2022a chromosome 22, UOR_Pequ_1.1, whole genome shotgun sequence, one region includes:
- the ppp6r2a gene encoding serine/threonine-protein phosphatase 6 regulatory subunit 2a isoform X4, with protein MFWKFDLHTTSHIDQLLDREDVTLRELMEEDDVLQECKAQNRRLLLFLSQDHCMQELVGLITTEPPADLEERSRFKLPNVACELLTSDVSLINDKLGGEESLLEVLYHFLDQDPPLNPLLASFFSKTIGNLIARKTEEVITFLKKKEGFIGLVLKHIDASAMMDLLLRLISCVEPAPLRQEVLHWLNEEKLVQRLIELIHTGKDEERQSNASQTLCDIIRLSRDQANQMQENAEADPLLAALESQETVAGLLKNMFEGERNEASIVNGTQVLLTLLETRRSGLEGLMDLYSQGYERSYTVNSSILNAIEPHLKDFQQLLLDPPKKGAILTTVGVLDQPLGNARLHVARLVAALLQTTSPSICQELCDLGTVDLLLDLFFKYSWNNFLHFQVELCVAAILNHPSSEERPNPGLQNHDGQRASPTVETHAEATESGGTEDPQTSLHNTLVAHLFQKCRLVQKILDAWEENDKIQAEGGTRRGNMGHLTRISNTVVQNLEKGPVQTQIADLIKELPEDCRGRWESFVDETLRETNRRNTVELVSTHNMHSSSEDDDMESPFPNDLSLQQIQQMTANFVDQFGFNDEEFSEHDENINATFDRIAEINFNLDSDDNSANAAAFEACCKERIQQFDDADEEEDIWEEKEINYATQAKSRTRFGVSQTSEGSSRSSLENGGQEQDCGSESDEEEDFERNASDAGPGWTANFRDSDGIASSQAASGWDALPAGGGNETQETGWAHFTAFQPFSSTETEPRRSSPVDAGGSDADKQAKQNHEKSDAGSSPRAGPSGDATKAPPAASDGGSPGGSDGGSPGGSDGEEVVPAATIVSKPVALTSEESPVSLEKLSLSDPPEASEQKQPPEELHVTPQTDRKDETPPPQEVAVNGPV; from the exons ATGTTTTGGAAGTTCGACCTGCACACCACCTCCCACATCGACCAGCTGCTGGACCGGGAGGACGTGACGCTGCGCGAGCTGATGGAGGAGGACGACGTGCTGCAAGAGTGCAAGGCGCAGAACCGCCGCCTGTTGCTCTTCCTCTCCCAGGACCACTGCATGCAGGAGCTGGTGGGCCTCATCACCACAGAACCACCCGCAGACCTGGAGGAGAGGAGCCGCTTTAA GCTTCCCAACGTCGCGTGCGAGCTCCTGACCTCGGATGTGTCCCTGATAAACGATAAGCTGGGCGGAGAAGAGTCTCTCCTGGAGGTGCTGTACCATTTCCTGGACCAGGACCCGCCCCTCAACCCGCTGCTCGCCAGCTTCTTCAGCAAAACCATCGGCAATCTGATCGCCAGGAAAACGGAAGAG GTGATCACCTTTCTCAAGAAGAAGGAAGGCTTCATCGGTCTGGTGCTGAAACACATAGATGCGTCCGCTATGATGGACTTGCTCCTTCGCCTCATCAGTTGTGTCGAGCCTGCCCCGTTGAGGCAGGAGGTCCTCCAT TGGCTGAATGAGGAGAAGCTGGTTCAAAGACTCATAGAGCTTATCCATACCGGTAAAGATGAGGAG AGACAATCAAACGCATCCCAAACACTTTGTGACATTATTCGCCTTAGCCGAGACCAGGCCAATCAGATGCAGGAGAACGCGGAGGCCGACCCGCTATTGGCCGCGCTGGAGTC ACAAGAAACTGTAGCGGGACTCCTCAAGAACATGTTCGAGGGCGAAAGGAACGAAGCTTCCATCGTAAACGGAACTCAAGTGCTACTTACCTTACTGGAGACCAGGAGGTCCGG GTTGGAAGGGCTGATGGATCTGTATTCTCAGGGTTACGAAAGGTCTTACACTGTCAACAGCAGTATTTTAAATGCCATTGAGCCCCATTTAAAGGATTTCCAGCAGCTTCTTCTGGATCCCCCAAAG AAAGGTGCAATACTGACCACCGTCGGCGTTCTAGATCAGCCACTGGGGAACGCTCGCCTTCACGTGGCCCGACTGGTGGCTGCCCTCCTGCAGACCACTTCCCCCAGCATCTGCCAGGAGCTCTGCGACCTCGGCACCGTGGACCTACTACTG GATCTGTTCTTCAAATACTCGTGGAATAACTTTTTGCACTTCCAAGTGGAGCTCTGCGTGGCGGCCATCCTGAACCATCCCTCCTCTGAGGAGCGGCCCAACCCGGGCCTACAGAACCACGACGGGCAGCGGGCGAGTCCGACCGTCGAAACTCACGCCGAGGCGACGGAGTCGGGCGGGACAGAGGACCCGCAGACCTCCCTCCACAATACCCTCGTGGCGCAC CTTTTCCAGAAGTGTCGATTGGTACAAAAGATCCTTGATGCCTGGGAAGAGAATgataaaataca GGCCGAGGGTGGCACCAGGAGAGGCAACATGGGTCATCTGACCAGAATTTCCAACACGGTGGTCCAGAACTTGGAGAAGGGACCCGTACAGACCCAGATCGCTGACCTCATCAAAG AGCTGCCTGAGGACTGCAGAGGTCGCTGGGAGAGCTTCGTGGACGAGACGCTGAGAGAAACGAACAGAAGGAACACGGTAGAACTG GTGAGCACGCACAACATGCACTCGTCCAGCGAGGACGACGACATGGAGAGCCCCTTCCCCAACGACCTGTCCCTCCAACAG ATCCAGCAGATGACCGCCAACTTCGTGGATCAGTTCGGGTTCAACGACGAGGAGTTCAGCGAACACGACGAAAACATCAA TGCCACATTTGACAGAATCGCAGAAATAAACTTCAATTTAGATTCCGATGATAACAGT GCCAATGCGGCTGCTTTCGAGGCCTGTTGTAAAGAGAGGATACAACAGTTCGACGATGCTGACGAGGAAGAGGATATTTGGGAAGAGAAGGAGATAAACTATGCAACACAAGCGAAATCCAGAACAAG GTTTGGCGTGTCCCAAACCTCGGAAGGAAGTTCTCGGAGCAGTCTGGAAAACGGCGGACAGGAGCAAGACTGCGGCTCCGAATCCGACGAGGAGGAAGACTTTGAGCGGAACGCATCGGACGCAG GTCCAGGCTGGACAGCAAATTTCAGGGACTCTGACGGGATCGCGTCATCCCAGGCTGCGTCAGGGTGGGACGCGCTTCCCGCCGGCGGTGGAAACGAGACCCAGGAAACGGGCTGGGCCCATTTCACGGCATTCCAGCCTTTCTCGAG CACAGAGACTGAGCCCAGGCGCAGCTCCCCCGTGGACGCCGGAGGCAGCGACGCAGATAAACAAGCCAAACAAAACCACGAGAAGAGCG ACGCCGGCTCCTCTCCCCGCGCGGGGCCTTCGGGGGATGCGACAAAGGCTCCTCCCGCCGCCTCGGACGGCGGCTCGCCCGGAGGGTCGGACGGCGGCTCGCCCGGAGGGTCCGACGGCGAGGAAGTCGTCCCCGCCGCGACTATCGTCTCAAAACCGGTCGCCCTCACGAG
- the ppp6r2a gene encoding serine/threonine-protein phosphatase 6 regulatory subunit 2a isoform X1 yields the protein MFWKFDLHTTSHIDQLLDREDVTLRELMEEDDVLQECKAQNRRLLLFLSQDHCMQELVGLITTEPPADLEERSRFKLPNVACELLTSDVSLINDKLGGEESLLEVLYHFLDQDPPLNPLLASFFSKTIGNLIARKTEEVITFLKKKEGFIGLVLKHIDASAMMDLLLRLISCVEPAPLRQEVLHWLNEEKLVQRLIELIHTGKDEERQSNASQTLCDIIRLSRDQANQMQENAEADPLLAALESQETVAGLLKNMFEGERNEASIVNGTQVLLTLLETRRSGLEGLMDLYSQGYERSYTVNSSILNAIEPHLKDFQQLLLDPPKKGAILTTVGVLDQPLGNARLHVARLVAALLQTTSPSICQELCDLGTVDLLLDLFFKYSWNNFLHFQVELCVAAILNHPSSEERPNPGLQNHDGQRASPTVETHAEATESGGTEDPQTSLHNTLVAHLFQKCRLVQKILDAWEENDKIQAEGGTRRGNMGHLTRISNTVVQNLEKGPVQTQIADLIKGEQELPEDCRGRWESFVDETLRETNRRNTVELVSTHNMHSSSEDDDMESPFPNDLSLQQAFSDYQIQQMTANFVDQFGFNDEEFSEHDENINATFDRIAEINFNLDSDDNSANAAAFEACCKERIQQFDDADEEEDIWEEKEINYATQAKSRTRFGVSQTSEGSSRSSLENGGQEQDCGSESDEEEDFERNASDAGPGWTANFRDSDGIASSQAASGWDALPAGGGNETQETGWAHFTAFQPFSSTETEPRRSSPVDAGGSDADKQAKQNHEKSDAGSSPRAGPSGDATKAPPAASDGGSPGGSDGGSPGGSDGEEVVPAATIVSKPVALTSEESPVSLEKLSLSDPPEASEQKQPPEELHVTPQTDRKDETPPPQEVAVNGPV from the exons ATGTTTTGGAAGTTCGACCTGCACACCACCTCCCACATCGACCAGCTGCTGGACCGGGAGGACGTGACGCTGCGCGAGCTGATGGAGGAGGACGACGTGCTGCAAGAGTGCAAGGCGCAGAACCGCCGCCTGTTGCTCTTCCTCTCCCAGGACCACTGCATGCAGGAGCTGGTGGGCCTCATCACCACAGAACCACCCGCAGACCTGGAGGAGAGGAGCCGCTTTAA GCTTCCCAACGTCGCGTGCGAGCTCCTGACCTCGGATGTGTCCCTGATAAACGATAAGCTGGGCGGAGAAGAGTCTCTCCTGGAGGTGCTGTACCATTTCCTGGACCAGGACCCGCCCCTCAACCCGCTGCTCGCCAGCTTCTTCAGCAAAACCATCGGCAATCTGATCGCCAGGAAAACGGAAGAG GTGATCACCTTTCTCAAGAAGAAGGAAGGCTTCATCGGTCTGGTGCTGAAACACATAGATGCGTCCGCTATGATGGACTTGCTCCTTCGCCTCATCAGTTGTGTCGAGCCTGCCCCGTTGAGGCAGGAGGTCCTCCAT TGGCTGAATGAGGAGAAGCTGGTTCAAAGACTCATAGAGCTTATCCATACCGGTAAAGATGAGGAG AGACAATCAAACGCATCCCAAACACTTTGTGACATTATTCGCCTTAGCCGAGACCAGGCCAATCAGATGCAGGAGAACGCGGAGGCCGACCCGCTATTGGCCGCGCTGGAGTC ACAAGAAACTGTAGCGGGACTCCTCAAGAACATGTTCGAGGGCGAAAGGAACGAAGCTTCCATCGTAAACGGAACTCAAGTGCTACTTACCTTACTGGAGACCAGGAGGTCCGG GTTGGAAGGGCTGATGGATCTGTATTCTCAGGGTTACGAAAGGTCTTACACTGTCAACAGCAGTATTTTAAATGCCATTGAGCCCCATTTAAAGGATTTCCAGCAGCTTCTTCTGGATCCCCCAAAG AAAGGTGCAATACTGACCACCGTCGGCGTTCTAGATCAGCCACTGGGGAACGCTCGCCTTCACGTGGCCCGACTGGTGGCTGCCCTCCTGCAGACCACTTCCCCCAGCATCTGCCAGGAGCTCTGCGACCTCGGCACCGTGGACCTACTACTG GATCTGTTCTTCAAATACTCGTGGAATAACTTTTTGCACTTCCAAGTGGAGCTCTGCGTGGCGGCCATCCTGAACCATCCCTCCTCTGAGGAGCGGCCCAACCCGGGCCTACAGAACCACGACGGGCAGCGGGCGAGTCCGACCGTCGAAACTCACGCCGAGGCGACGGAGTCGGGCGGGACAGAGGACCCGCAGACCTCCCTCCACAATACCCTCGTGGCGCAC CTTTTCCAGAAGTGTCGATTGGTACAAAAGATCCTTGATGCCTGGGAAGAGAATgataaaataca GGCCGAGGGTGGCACCAGGAGAGGCAACATGGGTCATCTGACCAGAATTTCCAACACGGTGGTCCAGAACTTGGAGAAGGGACCCGTACAGACCCAGATCGCTGACCTCATCAAAGGTGAACA AGAGCTGCCTGAGGACTGCAGAGGTCGCTGGGAGAGCTTCGTGGACGAGACGCTGAGAGAAACGAACAGAAGGAACACGGTAGAACTG GTGAGCACGCACAACATGCACTCGTCCAGCGAGGACGACGACATGGAGAGCCCCTTCCCCAACGACCTGTCCCTCCAACAG GCTTTCTCTGACTATCAGATCCAGCAGATGACCGCCAACTTCGTGGATCAGTTCGGGTTCAACGACGAGGAGTTCAGCGAACACGACGAAAACATCAA TGCCACATTTGACAGAATCGCAGAAATAAACTTCAATTTAGATTCCGATGATAACAGT GCCAATGCGGCTGCTTTCGAGGCCTGTTGTAAAGAGAGGATACAACAGTTCGACGATGCTGACGAGGAAGAGGATATTTGGGAAGAGAAGGAGATAAACTATGCAACACAAGCGAAATCCAGAACAAG GTTTGGCGTGTCCCAAACCTCGGAAGGAAGTTCTCGGAGCAGTCTGGAAAACGGCGGACAGGAGCAAGACTGCGGCTCCGAATCCGACGAGGAGGAAGACTTTGAGCGGAACGCATCGGACGCAG GTCCAGGCTGGACAGCAAATTTCAGGGACTCTGACGGGATCGCGTCATCCCAGGCTGCGTCAGGGTGGGACGCGCTTCCCGCCGGCGGTGGAAACGAGACCCAGGAAACGGGCTGGGCCCATTTCACGGCATTCCAGCCTTTCTCGAG CACAGAGACTGAGCCCAGGCGCAGCTCCCCCGTGGACGCCGGAGGCAGCGACGCAGATAAACAAGCCAAACAAAACCACGAGAAGAGCG ACGCCGGCTCCTCTCCCCGCGCGGGGCCTTCGGGGGATGCGACAAAGGCTCCTCCCGCCGCCTCGGACGGCGGCTCGCCCGGAGGGTCGGACGGCGGCTCGCCCGGAGGGTCCGACGGCGAGGAAGTCGTCCCCGCCGCGACTATCGTCTCAAAACCGGTCGCCCTCACGAG
- the ppp6r2a gene encoding serine/threonine-protein phosphatase 6 regulatory subunit 2a isoform X3, whose protein sequence is MFWKFDLHTTSHIDQLLDREDVTLRELMEEDDVLQECKAQNRRLLLFLSQDHCMQELVGLITTEPPADLEERSRFKLPNVACELLTSDVSLINDKLGGEESLLEVLYHFLDQDPPLNPLLASFFSKTIGNLIARKTEEVITFLKKKEGFIGLVLKHIDASAMMDLLLRLISCVEPAPLRQEVLHWLNEEKLVQRLIELIHTGKDEERQSNASQTLCDIIRLSRDQANQMQENAEADPLLAALESQETVAGLLKNMFEGERNEASIVNGTQVLLTLLETRRSGLEGLMDLYSQGYERSYTVNSSILNAIEPHLKDFQQLLLDPPKKGAILTTVGVLDQPLGNARLHVARLVAALLQTTSPSICQELCDLGTVDLLLDLFFKYSWNNFLHFQVELCVAAILNHPSSEERPNPGLQNHDGQRASPTVETHAEATESGGTEDPQTSLHNTLVAHLFQKCRLVQKILDAWEENDKIQAEGGTRRGNMGHLTRISNTVVQNLEKGPVQTQIADLIKGEQELPEDCRGRWESFVDETLRETNRRNTVELVSTHNMHSSSEDDDMESPFPNDLSLQQIQQMTANFVDQFGFNDEEFSEHDENINATFDRIAEINFNLDSDDNSANAAAFEACCKERIQQFDDADEEEDIWEEKEINYATQAKSRTRFGVSQTSEGSSRSSLENGGQEQDCGSESDEEEDFERNASDAGPGWTANFRDSDGIASSQAASGWDALPAGGGNETQETGWAHFTAFQPFSSTETEPRRSSPVDAGGSDADKQAKQNHEKSDAGSSPRAGPSGDATKAPPAASDGGSPGGSDGGSPGGSDGEEVVPAATIVSKPVALTSEESPVSLEKLSLSDPPEASEQKQPPEELHVTPQTDRKDETPPPQEVAVNGPV, encoded by the exons ATGTTTTGGAAGTTCGACCTGCACACCACCTCCCACATCGACCAGCTGCTGGACCGGGAGGACGTGACGCTGCGCGAGCTGATGGAGGAGGACGACGTGCTGCAAGAGTGCAAGGCGCAGAACCGCCGCCTGTTGCTCTTCCTCTCCCAGGACCACTGCATGCAGGAGCTGGTGGGCCTCATCACCACAGAACCACCCGCAGACCTGGAGGAGAGGAGCCGCTTTAA GCTTCCCAACGTCGCGTGCGAGCTCCTGACCTCGGATGTGTCCCTGATAAACGATAAGCTGGGCGGAGAAGAGTCTCTCCTGGAGGTGCTGTACCATTTCCTGGACCAGGACCCGCCCCTCAACCCGCTGCTCGCCAGCTTCTTCAGCAAAACCATCGGCAATCTGATCGCCAGGAAAACGGAAGAG GTGATCACCTTTCTCAAGAAGAAGGAAGGCTTCATCGGTCTGGTGCTGAAACACATAGATGCGTCCGCTATGATGGACTTGCTCCTTCGCCTCATCAGTTGTGTCGAGCCTGCCCCGTTGAGGCAGGAGGTCCTCCAT TGGCTGAATGAGGAGAAGCTGGTTCAAAGACTCATAGAGCTTATCCATACCGGTAAAGATGAGGAG AGACAATCAAACGCATCCCAAACACTTTGTGACATTATTCGCCTTAGCCGAGACCAGGCCAATCAGATGCAGGAGAACGCGGAGGCCGACCCGCTATTGGCCGCGCTGGAGTC ACAAGAAACTGTAGCGGGACTCCTCAAGAACATGTTCGAGGGCGAAAGGAACGAAGCTTCCATCGTAAACGGAACTCAAGTGCTACTTACCTTACTGGAGACCAGGAGGTCCGG GTTGGAAGGGCTGATGGATCTGTATTCTCAGGGTTACGAAAGGTCTTACACTGTCAACAGCAGTATTTTAAATGCCATTGAGCCCCATTTAAAGGATTTCCAGCAGCTTCTTCTGGATCCCCCAAAG AAAGGTGCAATACTGACCACCGTCGGCGTTCTAGATCAGCCACTGGGGAACGCTCGCCTTCACGTGGCCCGACTGGTGGCTGCCCTCCTGCAGACCACTTCCCCCAGCATCTGCCAGGAGCTCTGCGACCTCGGCACCGTGGACCTACTACTG GATCTGTTCTTCAAATACTCGTGGAATAACTTTTTGCACTTCCAAGTGGAGCTCTGCGTGGCGGCCATCCTGAACCATCCCTCCTCTGAGGAGCGGCCCAACCCGGGCCTACAGAACCACGACGGGCAGCGGGCGAGTCCGACCGTCGAAACTCACGCCGAGGCGACGGAGTCGGGCGGGACAGAGGACCCGCAGACCTCCCTCCACAATACCCTCGTGGCGCAC CTTTTCCAGAAGTGTCGATTGGTACAAAAGATCCTTGATGCCTGGGAAGAGAATgataaaataca GGCCGAGGGTGGCACCAGGAGAGGCAACATGGGTCATCTGACCAGAATTTCCAACACGGTGGTCCAGAACTTGGAGAAGGGACCCGTACAGACCCAGATCGCTGACCTCATCAAAGGTGAACA AGAGCTGCCTGAGGACTGCAGAGGTCGCTGGGAGAGCTTCGTGGACGAGACGCTGAGAGAAACGAACAGAAGGAACACGGTAGAACTG GTGAGCACGCACAACATGCACTCGTCCAGCGAGGACGACGACATGGAGAGCCCCTTCCCCAACGACCTGTCCCTCCAACAG ATCCAGCAGATGACCGCCAACTTCGTGGATCAGTTCGGGTTCAACGACGAGGAGTTCAGCGAACACGACGAAAACATCAA TGCCACATTTGACAGAATCGCAGAAATAAACTTCAATTTAGATTCCGATGATAACAGT GCCAATGCGGCTGCTTTCGAGGCCTGTTGTAAAGAGAGGATACAACAGTTCGACGATGCTGACGAGGAAGAGGATATTTGGGAAGAGAAGGAGATAAACTATGCAACACAAGCGAAATCCAGAACAAG GTTTGGCGTGTCCCAAACCTCGGAAGGAAGTTCTCGGAGCAGTCTGGAAAACGGCGGACAGGAGCAAGACTGCGGCTCCGAATCCGACGAGGAGGAAGACTTTGAGCGGAACGCATCGGACGCAG GTCCAGGCTGGACAGCAAATTTCAGGGACTCTGACGGGATCGCGTCATCCCAGGCTGCGTCAGGGTGGGACGCGCTTCCCGCCGGCGGTGGAAACGAGACCCAGGAAACGGGCTGGGCCCATTTCACGGCATTCCAGCCTTTCTCGAG CACAGAGACTGAGCCCAGGCGCAGCTCCCCCGTGGACGCCGGAGGCAGCGACGCAGATAAACAAGCCAAACAAAACCACGAGAAGAGCG ACGCCGGCTCCTCTCCCCGCGCGGGGCCTTCGGGGGATGCGACAAAGGCTCCTCCCGCCGCCTCGGACGGCGGCTCGCCCGGAGGGTCGGACGGCGGCTCGCCCGGAGGGTCCGACGGCGAGGAAGTCGTCCCCGCCGCGACTATCGTCTCAAAACCGGTCGCCCTCACGAG
- the ppp6r2a gene encoding serine/threonine-protein phosphatase 6 regulatory subunit 2a isoform X2, translating into MFWKFDLHTTSHIDQLLDREDVTLRELMEEDDVLQECKAQNRRLLLFLSQDHCMQELVGLITTEPPADLEERSRFKLPNVACELLTSDVSLINDKLGGEESLLEVLYHFLDQDPPLNPLLASFFSKTIGNLIARKTEEVITFLKKKEGFIGLVLKHIDASAMMDLLLRLISCVEPAPLRQEVLHWLNEEKLVQRLIELIHTGKDEERQSNASQTLCDIIRLSRDQANQMQENAEADPLLAALESQETVAGLLKNMFEGERNEASIVNGTQVLLTLLETRRSGLEGLMDLYSQGYERSYTVNSSILNAIEPHLKDFQQLLLDPPKKGAILTTVGVLDQPLGNARLHVARLVAALLQTTSPSICQELCDLGTVDLLLDLFFKYSWNNFLHFQVELCVAAILNHPSSEERPNPGLQNHDGQRASPTVETHAEATESGGTEDPQTSLHNTLVAHLFQKCRLVQKILDAWEENDKIQAEGGTRRGNMGHLTRISNTVVQNLEKGPVQTQIADLIKELPEDCRGRWESFVDETLRETNRRNTVELVSTHNMHSSSEDDDMESPFPNDLSLQQAFSDYQIQQMTANFVDQFGFNDEEFSEHDENINATFDRIAEINFNLDSDDNSANAAAFEACCKERIQQFDDADEEEDIWEEKEINYATQAKSRTRFGVSQTSEGSSRSSLENGGQEQDCGSESDEEEDFERNASDAGPGWTANFRDSDGIASSQAASGWDALPAGGGNETQETGWAHFTAFQPFSSTETEPRRSSPVDAGGSDADKQAKQNHEKSDAGSSPRAGPSGDATKAPPAASDGGSPGGSDGGSPGGSDGEEVVPAATIVSKPVALTSEESPVSLEKLSLSDPPEASEQKQPPEELHVTPQTDRKDETPPPQEVAVNGPV; encoded by the exons ATGTTTTGGAAGTTCGACCTGCACACCACCTCCCACATCGACCAGCTGCTGGACCGGGAGGACGTGACGCTGCGCGAGCTGATGGAGGAGGACGACGTGCTGCAAGAGTGCAAGGCGCAGAACCGCCGCCTGTTGCTCTTCCTCTCCCAGGACCACTGCATGCAGGAGCTGGTGGGCCTCATCACCACAGAACCACCCGCAGACCTGGAGGAGAGGAGCCGCTTTAA GCTTCCCAACGTCGCGTGCGAGCTCCTGACCTCGGATGTGTCCCTGATAAACGATAAGCTGGGCGGAGAAGAGTCTCTCCTGGAGGTGCTGTACCATTTCCTGGACCAGGACCCGCCCCTCAACCCGCTGCTCGCCAGCTTCTTCAGCAAAACCATCGGCAATCTGATCGCCAGGAAAACGGAAGAG GTGATCACCTTTCTCAAGAAGAAGGAAGGCTTCATCGGTCTGGTGCTGAAACACATAGATGCGTCCGCTATGATGGACTTGCTCCTTCGCCTCATCAGTTGTGTCGAGCCTGCCCCGTTGAGGCAGGAGGTCCTCCAT TGGCTGAATGAGGAGAAGCTGGTTCAAAGACTCATAGAGCTTATCCATACCGGTAAAGATGAGGAG AGACAATCAAACGCATCCCAAACACTTTGTGACATTATTCGCCTTAGCCGAGACCAGGCCAATCAGATGCAGGAGAACGCGGAGGCCGACCCGCTATTGGCCGCGCTGGAGTC ACAAGAAACTGTAGCGGGACTCCTCAAGAACATGTTCGAGGGCGAAAGGAACGAAGCTTCCATCGTAAACGGAACTCAAGTGCTACTTACCTTACTGGAGACCAGGAGGTCCGG GTTGGAAGGGCTGATGGATCTGTATTCTCAGGGTTACGAAAGGTCTTACACTGTCAACAGCAGTATTTTAAATGCCATTGAGCCCCATTTAAAGGATTTCCAGCAGCTTCTTCTGGATCCCCCAAAG AAAGGTGCAATACTGACCACCGTCGGCGTTCTAGATCAGCCACTGGGGAACGCTCGCCTTCACGTGGCCCGACTGGTGGCTGCCCTCCTGCAGACCACTTCCCCCAGCATCTGCCAGGAGCTCTGCGACCTCGGCACCGTGGACCTACTACTG GATCTGTTCTTCAAATACTCGTGGAATAACTTTTTGCACTTCCAAGTGGAGCTCTGCGTGGCGGCCATCCTGAACCATCCCTCCTCTGAGGAGCGGCCCAACCCGGGCCTACAGAACCACGACGGGCAGCGGGCGAGTCCGACCGTCGAAACTCACGCCGAGGCGACGGAGTCGGGCGGGACAGAGGACCCGCAGACCTCCCTCCACAATACCCTCGTGGCGCAC CTTTTCCAGAAGTGTCGATTGGTACAAAAGATCCTTGATGCCTGGGAAGAGAATgataaaataca GGCCGAGGGTGGCACCAGGAGAGGCAACATGGGTCATCTGACCAGAATTTCCAACACGGTGGTCCAGAACTTGGAGAAGGGACCCGTACAGACCCAGATCGCTGACCTCATCAAAG AGCTGCCTGAGGACTGCAGAGGTCGCTGGGAGAGCTTCGTGGACGAGACGCTGAGAGAAACGAACAGAAGGAACACGGTAGAACTG GTGAGCACGCACAACATGCACTCGTCCAGCGAGGACGACGACATGGAGAGCCCCTTCCCCAACGACCTGTCCCTCCAACAG GCTTTCTCTGACTATCAGATCCAGCAGATGACCGCCAACTTCGTGGATCAGTTCGGGTTCAACGACGAGGAGTTCAGCGAACACGACGAAAACATCAA TGCCACATTTGACAGAATCGCAGAAATAAACTTCAATTTAGATTCCGATGATAACAGT GCCAATGCGGCTGCTTTCGAGGCCTGTTGTAAAGAGAGGATACAACAGTTCGACGATGCTGACGAGGAAGAGGATATTTGGGAAGAGAAGGAGATAAACTATGCAACACAAGCGAAATCCAGAACAAG GTTTGGCGTGTCCCAAACCTCGGAAGGAAGTTCTCGGAGCAGTCTGGAAAACGGCGGACAGGAGCAAGACTGCGGCTCCGAATCCGACGAGGAGGAAGACTTTGAGCGGAACGCATCGGACGCAG GTCCAGGCTGGACAGCAAATTTCAGGGACTCTGACGGGATCGCGTCATCCCAGGCTGCGTCAGGGTGGGACGCGCTTCCCGCCGGCGGTGGAAACGAGACCCAGGAAACGGGCTGGGCCCATTTCACGGCATTCCAGCCTTTCTCGAG CACAGAGACTGAGCCCAGGCGCAGCTCCCCCGTGGACGCCGGAGGCAGCGACGCAGATAAACAAGCCAAACAAAACCACGAGAAGAGCG ACGCCGGCTCCTCTCCCCGCGCGGGGCCTTCGGGGGATGCGACAAAGGCTCCTCCCGCCGCCTCGGACGGCGGCTCGCCCGGAGGGTCGGACGGCGGCTCGCCCGGAGGGTCCGACGGCGAGGAAGTCGTCCCCGCCGCGACTATCGTCTCAAAACCGGTCGCCCTCACGAG